One Mycobacteroides abscessus ATCC 19977 genomic window carries:
- a CDS encoding excalibur calcium-binding domain-containing protein produces MRIKVLFFTVAAFIGGPSIGVALAPFAQAYPNCAAARAAGAAPLYRGQPGYSSKLDRDGHDVNCLTRADALRASA; encoded by the coding sequence TTGCGGATCAAGGTTCTGTTTTTCACCGTCGCCGCGTTCATCGGCGGCCCGTCGATCGGCGTCGCCCTCGCTCCCTTTGCGCAGGCATATCCCAATTGCGCGGCCGCACGAGCGGCGGGCGCCGCACCCCTTTACCGCGGACAACCCGGCTACAGCTCGAAACTCGATCGCGATGGCCACGATGTCAACTGCCTCACTCGGGCAGACGCGCTGAGGGCTTCGGCATAA
- a CDS encoding antibiotic biosynthesis monooxygenase family protein yields MSEPIVFINVFELAADKVDAFLAGWRKRAEFMAAQPGFVSFRIHRAVVPGARFQLVNVATWESIEALTTATGDDRFQAMIRDAAAEFDAIAYPAVYEVALEV; encoded by the coding sequence ATGAGTGAGCCGATCGTCTTCATCAATGTCTTCGAGCTTGCCGCGGACAAGGTCGACGCCTTCCTCGCAGGCTGGCGGAAACGCGCCGAATTCATGGCAGCGCAGCCGGGGTTCGTATCGTTCCGGATACACCGAGCAGTGGTTCCCGGCGCGCGCTTTCAGCTCGTGAATGTGGCGACCTGGGAGAGCATCGAGGCGCTGACCACGGCCACGGGCGACGACCGATTTCAGGCGATGATCCGTGACGCCGCGGCCGAATTCGATGCGATCGCCTATCCGGCGGTATACGAGGTCGCCCTCGAGGTGTAG
- a CDS encoding bifunctional FO biosynthesis protein CofGH, with amino-acid sequence MPDDVTPLPNPAFPSRKAASSTALRRVLRRARDGVTLNVDEAALALTARGDDLADLMASAARVRDAGLESGGRLGAEGRLPISYSRKVFIPVTHLCRDKCHYCTFVTVPGKLRAQGQGMYMEPDEILDVARRGAELGCKEALFTLGDRPEERWPEAKQWLDERGYDTTLDYVRAMAIRVLEETGLLPHLNPGVMSWAELARLKPVAPSMGMMLETTSRRLFEDRGEAHYGSPDKDPAVRLRTLTDAGRLSIPFTTGLLVGIGENLTERAETIHAIRKVHKEFGHVQEVIVQNFRAKSDTAMKSAPDADIDDFLATIAVTRLVLGPKMRVQAPPNLVSRSECLALIGAGVDDWGGVSPLTPDHVNPERPWPALDDLASVTAEAGYDLVQRLTAQPQYVQAGAAWIDPRVRGHVEALANPETGYALDISPTGLPWQEPDETWESTGRVDLHAAIDSEGRNTDTRSDLASAFGDWESIREHVRELNARAPEKVGADVLAALRSAERDPAGCTDDEYLALATAEGPAMDALAALADSIRADVVGDDVTYVVNRNINFTNICYTGCRFCAFAQRKGDADAFSLSAEEVGDRAWEAYVAGATEVCMQGGIDPELPVTGYADLVRAVKKRVPSMHVHAFSPMEIVNGASKGGQSVRDWLTELRAAGLDTIPGTAAEILDDEIRWVLTKGKLPASEWIDVISTAHEVGLRSSSTMMYGHVDTPKHWVAHLRVLAGIQDRTGGFTEFVPLPFVHQSAPLYLAGAARPGPTNRDNRAVHALARIMLHGRIDNIQTSWVKLGIEGTRVMLQSGANDLGGTLMEETISRMAGSEHGSAKTIAELEEIADGIGRPAVERTTTYARRPSAA; translated from the coding sequence GTGCCCGACGACGTAACGCCGCTGCCGAACCCCGCGTTTCCCTCCCGGAAGGCGGCGTCATCTACCGCGCTGCGGCGGGTGTTGCGACGTGCGCGTGACGGCGTGACGTTGAACGTCGACGAGGCCGCGCTCGCGCTTACCGCCCGTGGGGACGACCTAGCCGATTTGATGGCCAGCGCCGCGCGGGTCCGTGATGCCGGTCTGGAGTCCGGCGGCCGTCTGGGCGCCGAGGGGCGTTTGCCGATCTCGTATTCACGCAAGGTGTTCATTCCGGTAACACATCTGTGCCGGGACAAGTGCCATTACTGCACCTTTGTGACGGTTCCCGGCAAGCTGCGTGCGCAGGGCCAGGGCATGTACATGGAGCCCGACGAGATCTTGGATGTGGCCCGCCGCGGTGCCGAATTGGGCTGCAAAGAGGCGTTGTTCACCCTGGGGGACCGACCCGAAGAGCGCTGGCCCGAAGCCAAACAGTGGCTGGACGAGCGTGGCTATGACACCACCCTGGACTATGTGCGCGCGATGGCGATCCGGGTTCTGGAGGAGACGGGTCTGCTGCCGCATCTGAACCCTGGGGTGATGAGCTGGGCCGAACTGGCCCGGCTCAAGCCGGTGGCGCCGTCGATGGGCATGATGCTGGAGACCACCTCGCGGCGACTCTTCGAGGACCGCGGCGAGGCCCACTACGGCAGCCCCGACAAAGACCCGGCCGTGCGGCTGCGCACACTGACGGACGCGGGTCGGTTGTCGATCCCGTTCACCACGGGCCTGTTGGTGGGCATCGGCGAGAATCTGACCGAGCGCGCCGAGACGATTCATGCGATCCGCAAGGTGCACAAGGAATTCGGCCACGTCCAGGAAGTGATCGTGCAGAACTTCCGGGCTAAGTCGGACACCGCCATGAAGTCGGCTCCGGACGCCGACATCGATGATTTTCTGGCGACGATCGCCGTGACCCGACTGGTGCTGGGGCCGAAGATGCGGGTACAGGCACCCCCAAATCTGGTATCCCGCAGCGAGTGCTTGGCGTTGATCGGTGCCGGAGTGGACGACTGGGGCGGCGTCTCGCCACTCACCCCAGACCACGTGAATCCCGAGCGGCCCTGGCCGGCGCTGGACGATTTGGCCTCGGTGACGGCAGAGGCCGGATACGACCTGGTGCAGCGCCTGACGGCGCAGCCGCAATATGTACAGGCCGGTGCCGCGTGGATCGACCCGCGGGTACGCGGGCATGTGGAGGCCTTGGCCAACCCGGAAACCGGTTACGCCCTGGATATTTCGCCCACGGGATTGCCGTGGCAGGAGCCCGACGAAACCTGGGAGTCGACGGGACGGGTGGACTTGCATGCCGCGATCGACTCCGAGGGGCGCAACACCGACACCCGCAGCGACCTGGCGAGCGCCTTCGGCGACTGGGAGTCCATCCGCGAGCACGTGCGTGAGCTGAATGCGCGTGCGCCGGAGAAGGTGGGCGCCGATGTGTTGGCGGCCTTACGCTCTGCCGAGCGTGATCCGGCAGGATGCACCGACGATGAATACCTTGCCCTCGCCACAGCCGAGGGGCCGGCGATGGATGCCCTTGCCGCGTTGGCTGATTCGATCCGCGCAGACGTGGTGGGCGACGACGTCACCTATGTGGTGAACCGGAATATCAACTTCACCAATATCTGCTACACCGGCTGCCGGTTCTGCGCGTTCGCGCAGCGCAAGGGTGACGCCGACGCGTTCTCACTGTCCGCGGAGGAGGTGGGCGACCGCGCCTGGGAGGCGTATGTCGCCGGGGCCACCGAGGTCTGCATGCAGGGCGGCATCGACCCGGAACTGCCCGTGACCGGGTATGCGGATCTGGTGCGTGCGGTGAAGAAGCGGGTGCCCAGCATGCATGTGCACGCCTTCAGCCCCATGGAAATCGTCAACGGTGCCTCCAAGGGCGGCCAGAGTGTGCGCGATTGGCTGACCGAGCTGCGTGCCGCGGGCTTGGACACCATTCCGGGTACCGCCGCGGAGATTCTCGATGACGAGATCCGCTGGGTGCTCACCAAGGGCAAGCTGCCCGCGTCCGAGTGGATCGATGTCATCAGCACCGCGCACGAGGTGGGACTGCGCTCCAGCTCGACCATGATGTACGGGCACGTCGACACCCCGAAGCATTGGGTGGCACACCTGCGTGTGCTCGCCGGAATTCAGGACCGCACAGGCGGATTCACCGAATTTGTGCCGCTGCCGTTCGTGCATCAGAGTGCCCCGCTATACCTGGCGGGCGCGGCACGTCCCGGGCCCACGAATCGGGACAACCGGGCGGTACACGCGCTGGCGCGCATCATGCTGCACGGGCGCATCGACAATATTCAGACCAGCTGGGTCAAGCTCGGCATCGAGGGCACCCGCGTCATGCTCCAAAGCGGTGCCAACGATCTCGGCGGCACGCTCATGGAAGAGACCATCTCGCGGATGGCCGGGTCCGAGCATGGCTCGGCCAAGACCATTGCCGAACTGGAAGAAATCGCCGACGGCATCGGGCGGCCGGCGGTGGAGCGCACCACCACGTACGCACGGAGGCCGTCCGCGGCGTAG
- a CDS encoding PadR family transcriptional regulator: protein MALTHALLLSLAEQSGSGYELTNRFDRSIGYFYSATHQQIYRTLRRMEDDSWLHCQVVDQEGRPAKKVYTVAELGYRELSRWIASSEGTDMRDLALKVRAATYADSDVVIEQIRAQRNAHAAALEGYLHMQKRQFPAPDQLSGAALHQYLVLRGGIRMEEGFTDWCDEMLSALSSSHVPARTDESEIDE from the coding sequence GTGGCCCTCACCCACGCACTACTGCTATCTCTTGCCGAACAAAGCGGCTCCGGCTACGAGTTGACCAACCGATTCGACCGGTCGATCGGCTACTTCTACAGCGCCACTCACCAGCAGATCTATCGCACGCTGCGCCGCATGGAGGACGACAGCTGGCTGCACTGTCAGGTCGTCGACCAAGAGGGGCGACCTGCGAAGAAGGTCTACACCGTTGCCGAGCTCGGCTATCGCGAGTTGTCGCGCTGGATCGCCAGCTCCGAGGGCACCGACATGCGCGACCTCGCCCTCAAGGTCCGCGCCGCCACCTACGCGGACAGCGACGTGGTCATCGAACAAATCCGCGCTCAGCGAAATGCCCACGCTGCGGCCCTGGAGGGCTACCTCCACATGCAAAAACGCCAGTTTCCCGCTCCGGACCAGCTCTCCGGGGCGGCACTGCACCAATACCTCGTCCTGCGCGGAGGCATCCGCATGGAGGAGGGCTTCACCGATTGGTGCGACGAAATGCTGTCAGCTTTGTCCAGCTCACATGTCCCAGCCCGGACTGACGAAAGTGAAATCGATGAGTAA
- a CDS encoding O-methyltransferase produces the protein MSLTRTLKQKLPFLRYSFLRAVFGGLNVMRTGQMGDGREEATAEHVVATAPAGDIDAAIEAIDNFAYDQSILMNVGDEKGQLLDAAVKRANPKIALELGAYCGYSGLRIARAAPGAKFFSIEKSGANASVARRVWAHAGLADRATCLTGTADDGVTLDTLAKDYGFTEGCLDFVFIDHWKDIYLDDLQRLLERGWLHPGTIVVADNVRFPGAPKYRAYMKDQQGKLWQTIEHETHVEYQTLVKDLVLESEYLG, from the coding sequence GTGAGTCTTACGAGAACCCTCAAGCAGAAACTCCCATTTCTGCGGTATTCGTTTCTGCGGGCGGTGTTCGGCGGCCTCAACGTCATGCGCACCGGTCAGATGGGCGATGGTCGCGAGGAAGCCACCGCCGAGCATGTCGTCGCGACCGCCCCGGCCGGGGATATCGACGCCGCCATCGAGGCGATCGACAACTTCGCGTACGACCAGTCGATTCTCATGAACGTCGGCGACGAAAAGGGCCAGCTGCTCGATGCCGCCGTCAAACGCGCCAACCCCAAGATCGCCCTGGAGCTGGGCGCCTATTGCGGCTACAGCGGCCTACGGATCGCGCGGGCGGCCCCGGGCGCCAAATTCTTCTCCATCGAGAAATCAGGCGCCAACGCCTCCGTGGCACGCCGAGTCTGGGCACACGCCGGTCTGGCGGATCGGGCCACCTGTCTCACCGGGACGGCCGATGACGGCGTCACCTTGGACACCTTGGCCAAGGACTACGGGTTTACCGAGGGATGTCTGGATTTCGTGTTCATCGACCATTGGAAGGACATTTATCTCGATGACCTGCAGCGGCTTCTGGAACGGGGCTGGCTGCATCCGGGCACGATCGTCGTCGCCGATAACGTCCGCTTCCCCGGCGCTCCGAAGTACCGCGCGTACATGAAGGACCAGCAGGGCAAGCTCTGGCAGACCATCGAGCACGAGACCCACGTGGAGTATCAGACTCTGGTGAAGGATCTGGTGCTGGAGTCGGAGTACCTGGGATAG
- a CDS encoding MspA family porin — MIARLVATSFIVAMLGFLDTVPASAEPREMAPQMYSRTTRDGWRLQIRLDHEQVNPVPNLAGATNSREAFITLSGTATATGGSNPITDSLFVIGYQLGCQSDVSSGLQIGGSAGVAPSVSLGVAPSPSVGVGGSAGVSGFVQTVVQPGVIVNLPMGNMVLSHGGTGALDLDNVHVKADACGGDVTIRSFASLRASTETGHTEFAIYGDPIKI; from the coding sequence GTGATTGCCCGACTCGTAGCGACAAGCTTCATCGTTGCCATGCTTGGGTTCCTGGACACGGTCCCGGCCAGTGCCGAGCCCAGAGAGATGGCGCCGCAGATGTATTCGCGGACCACGCGTGACGGCTGGCGGCTACAGATCCGGCTGGATCATGAGCAGGTGAATCCGGTACCCAACCTGGCGGGAGCCACAAACTCACGCGAGGCCTTCATCACCTTGTCGGGGACTGCGACCGCCACCGGCGGCTCCAACCCGATCACCGACAGCCTCTTTGTCATCGGATATCAGCTCGGTTGCCAGTCGGATGTCTCCTCGGGGTTGCAGATCGGTGGATCGGCCGGTGTCGCGCCGTCGGTGAGCCTGGGCGTGGCTCCCAGCCCGTCGGTGGGAGTCGGCGGTAGCGCGGGAGTCAGTGGATTTGTGCAGACGGTGGTGCAGCCGGGTGTCATCGTCAATCTGCCGATGGGCAACATGGTGCTTTCCCATGGCGGGACCGGCGCGCTGGACCTGGACAACGTGCACGTGAAGGCCGATGCCTGCGGCGGCGATGTCACCATCCGCTCATTTGCCTCGTTGCGCGCGTCCACTGAGACCGGTCACACCGAGTTCGCGATCTATGGCGATCCGATCAAAATCTGA
- the fdxA gene encoding ferredoxin produces MTYTIAEPCVDVMDKACIEECPVDCIYEGGRMLYIHPDECVDCGACEPVCPVEAIFYEDDVPDQWTGYIQSNADFFVDLGSPGGAAKVGKTDYDPPSVKELPPMGEGH; encoded by the coding sequence GTGACCTACACGATCGCGGAACCGTGCGTCGACGTTATGGACAAGGCATGTATTGAAGAGTGCCCCGTCGACTGCATCTACGAGGGCGGGCGGATGCTCTATATCCATCCCGACGAGTGCGTGGACTGCGGTGCTTGCGAACCGGTGTGCCCGGTCGAGGCCATCTTCTACGAGGACGACGTGCCGGACCAGTGGACCGGCTACATCCAGTCCAACGCCGACTTCTTCGTAGACCTGGGGTCGCCCGGCGGCGCCGCGAAGGTGGGCAAGACCGATTACGACCCGCCGTCGGTCAAGGAGCTTCCGCCCATGGGTGAGGGACACTGA
- the mshB gene encoding N-acetyl-1-D-myo-inositol-2-amino-2-deoxy-alpha-D-glucopyranoside deacetylase, producing MTTRRLMLVHAHPDDESLTTGGTIARYAAEGADVQLVTCTLGEEGEVIGDRWAQLAVDQADQLGGYRIGELSTALRHLGVDGPTFLGGAGRWRDSGMADTTPLHPRAFAGADLNEAVGALTALIDEHRPHVVVTYDPFGGYGHPDHIQAHTVTTAAVEKASWQVAKLYWTVIATSALETGLASITQLPPGCQPAPLDLIPTFADEKISAAIDVSGHREAKVAALRAHATQLTVSDDGSSMALSNLIALPIADIEHFVLVRGEPGVDTGWESDLFAGVEL from the coding sequence ATGACGACTCGACGACTCATGCTGGTGCACGCACACCCCGATGACGAATCTCTGACCACCGGGGGAACCATTGCGCGGTACGCCGCCGAAGGCGCCGATGTCCAGTTGGTGACCTGCACTCTCGGGGAGGAAGGCGAGGTGATCGGCGATCGTTGGGCGCAGCTGGCCGTTGACCAGGCCGATCAACTCGGCGGATACCGGATCGGAGAACTCTCCACGGCGCTAAGACATCTCGGTGTCGACGGGCCCACCTTTCTGGGCGGCGCCGGGCGCTGGCGTGACTCCGGCATGGCGGACACCACGCCGTTGCACCCACGGGCCTTCGCGGGCGCCGATCTGAACGAGGCGGTGGGCGCGCTGACCGCGCTGATCGACGAACACCGTCCCCATGTCGTCGTCACCTATGACCCGTTCGGCGGCTACGGACACCCCGATCACATCCAGGCCCACACGGTGACGACCGCGGCCGTGGAAAAAGCGAGCTGGCAGGTGGCCAAGCTGTACTGGACCGTCATCGCGACCAGTGCGCTGGAGACCGGCCTCGCATCGATCACCCAGCTGCCGCCGGGATGCCAGCCGGCGCCGCTGGATCTCATACCCACCTTCGCCGACGAAAAGATCAGTGCCGCCATCGACGTCTCGGGCCACCGCGAGGCCAAGGTCGCGGCGCTGCGCGCGCACGCTACCCAGCTGACGGTGTCCGACGACGGATCCTCGATGGCGCTGTCCAACCTGATCGCGTTGCCCATCGCGGACATCGAGCATTTCGTGCTGGTGCGGGGCGAGCCGGGCGTGGACACCGGGTGGGAATCAGATCTGTTCGCTGGGGTGGAGTTGTAA
- a CDS encoding NADPH-dependent 2,4-dienoyl-CoA reductase, whose translation MSNSYPTLLSPLDLGFTTLKNRVVMGSMHAGLEDFPWDTPALAAYFAERAKGGVGMIITGGYAINRTAWLKPLAGKLTTSLEAYRHRIVTNAVHKNGGKIIVQLLHSGRYGYHPFSVSASAKKSPITPFKPRKISTKGVWQTIDDWAHSAKMAKKAGYDGCEIMGSEGYFINQFLAPYTNDRTDEFGGNPENRRRLAVEVVKAVRKAVGPDFIICYRLSMADYVPDGQTWDEIVALAKEIEAAGATIINTGIGWHEARVPTIVTSVPQNAFVDLSNKIAQEVRIPVMASNRINMPQSAEQILNDGQVQLISMARPLLADPDWVNKASADHADEINTCIACNQACLDHSFVNKKASCLLNPRAGHETTLKLLPTRHTKKIAVVGAGPAGLSAAVTAAQRGHKVVLFEANAEIGGQFDMARRIPGKEEFNETIRYYTTMLKKYGVTVLLNKKVDAQELIAGKFDNVILATGVKPRVPAIPGIDHPMVLSYPEVIKQAKPVGKRVAVVGAGGIGFDVSEFLTIDESPTLNLKEWRAEWGISEEHDARGSLTKPIPAPAIREVYLCQRKKGSLGKGLGKTTGWVHRASLKAKKVTELAGVNYEKIDDAGLHISFGEERKDPRVLEVDNVVICAGQESVRDLDDVLKEAGVNVHVIGGAALAAELDAKRAIRQGTELAAKL comes from the coding sequence ATGAGTAATTCGTACCCAACCCTGCTATCCCCCTTGGATCTCGGATTCACGACGCTGAAGAACCGAGTTGTCATGGGCTCCATGCATGCCGGCCTCGAAGACTTCCCCTGGGACACTCCGGCGCTGGCGGCCTACTTCGCCGAGCGGGCCAAGGGCGGCGTTGGCATGATCATCACCGGCGGATACGCCATCAATCGCACAGCGTGGCTCAAACCGCTGGCCGGCAAGCTCACCACCTCCCTGGAGGCGTACCGGCATCGAATAGTCACCAACGCCGTGCACAAGAACGGCGGCAAGATCATCGTGCAGCTGCTGCACTCGGGCCGCTACGGCTATCACCCGTTCTCGGTGAGCGCCTCGGCCAAGAAGTCACCCATCACCCCGTTCAAGCCGCGCAAAATCAGCACCAAGGGTGTCTGGCAGACCATCGACGACTGGGCGCACAGCGCCAAGATGGCCAAGAAGGCCGGCTACGACGGCTGCGAAATCATGGGCAGCGAAGGCTATTTCATCAATCAATTCCTCGCGCCTTACACCAATGACCGCACCGACGAATTCGGCGGTAACCCGGAAAACCGGCGACGACTGGCCGTCGAGGTGGTCAAGGCCGTGCGCAAGGCGGTAGGACCGGACTTCATCATCTGCTACCGACTGTCGATGGCAGATTACGTTCCCGATGGCCAGACCTGGGATGAAATCGTGGCCCTGGCCAAGGAAATCGAGGCGGCCGGCGCCACCATCATCAACACCGGCATCGGCTGGCACGAGGCGCGGGTACCCACCATCGTCACCTCGGTGCCGCAGAACGCGTTTGTCGACCTCTCCAACAAGATCGCCCAAGAGGTCCGTATTCCCGTGATGGCATCCAACCGGATCAACATGCCGCAGTCCGCCGAGCAGATTCTGAACGACGGTCAGGTGCAGCTGATTTCGATGGCCAGGCCACTACTGGCCGACCCAGACTGGGTGAACAAGGCATCGGCCGACCACGCCGACGAGATCAACACCTGCATCGCGTGCAACCAGGCCTGCCTCGATCACTCCTTCGTGAACAAGAAGGCAAGCTGCCTGCTCAACCCACGGGCCGGTCATGAGACCACGCTTAAGCTGCTGCCGACCCGGCACACCAAGAAGATCGCTGTGGTGGGCGCCGGTCCGGCAGGACTGTCGGCCGCCGTCACCGCGGCGCAACGCGGTCACAAGGTGGTGCTGTTCGAGGCCAACGCCGAGATCGGCGGCCAATTCGATATGGCCCGCAGAATTCCCGGCAAAGAGGAGTTCAACGAGACCATCCGCTACTACACCACCATGCTCAAGAAGTACGGCGTCACAGTGCTTTTGAACAAAAAGGTAGACGCCCAGGAACTCATCGCCGGCAAGTTCGACAATGTCATTCTGGCGACCGGCGTCAAGCCCAGGGTGCCGGCCATCCCCGGTATCGATCACCCGATGGTGCTCTCGTACCCGGAAGTCATCAAGCAAGCCAAGCCCGTGGGTAAGCGGGTTGCGGTTGTCGGTGCGGGCGGCATCGGCTTCGACGTGTCCGAGTTCCTGACGATTGATGAATCGCCCACGCTGAACCTCAAGGAATGGCGCGCCGAGTGGGGCATTTCCGAAGAACACGACGCGCGCGGGTCACTGACGAAACCCATTCCCGCCCCGGCAATTCGCGAGGTCTATCTGTGTCAGCGCAAGAAGGGCTCGCTGGGCAAGGGGCTCGGTAAGACCACGGGGTGGGTGCACCGTGCTTCCCTCAAGGCCAAGAAGGTCACCGAGCTGGCCGGGGTCAACTACGAGAAGATCGACGATGCCGGGCTGCACATCAGTTTCGGCGAGGAGCGTAAGGATCCCCGTGTGCTCGAGGTCGACAATGTGGTGATCTGCGCGGGCCAGGAGTCGGTGCGCGACCTGGACGACGTGCTCAAAGAGGCCGGGGTCAACGTCCACGTGATCGGCGGGGCGGCGCTGGCCGCCGAACTCGACGCCAAGCGCGCGATCCGGCAGGGCACCGAGCTCGCCGCCAAGCTATAG
- a CDS encoding ABC transporter family substrate-binding protein: MPTDSPRLRLCAVLGVVLLAGCSVSAPPAVQGSETTSSTTPPPPKKEQIVVGIDSIGAGFNPHLLSDQSPVNSAISALVLPSAFRPVPDSATTTGSRWEMDPTLLVSAEETSQEPFTVTYTIRPEAQWTDNAPIGADDFSYLWQQMLTQPGTVDPAGYGNITDVQSRDGGKRVVVTFDHKYPAWRELFNDLLPAHIVKDIPGGFASGLVKSMPASGGRFRVDTIDPQRDEILLARNDRYWATQAVPDEILFRRAGAPTVLADSIRNGDTQVAQVHGSGVTFAQLSNIPGVRTARIVAPRTLQLTLRAGQPTLTDAKVRRGLLGLLDVGLLAAVAAGNENSVTLAAAQVRSPSDPGYKPTAPVALTRDASLALLKEAGYEAVENPVVPPAPNAPAGPPQITKDGDPLTLVIGAASNDPTSVAVANTAADQLRNAGVRASVLALDPPTLYGQAIPDGRVDAIVGWHQAGGDLATALASRYGCPALQAGRLPDTRTTTPPPPPASNTPAPPSREDSVRAPSNLTGLCDEELQASIDAALTGHADVGKVVDQAEPQLWKMATVLPIMQDTTIAAAGPSVQNVELAGAVPVGIVATAGEWKKTRP; the protein is encoded by the coding sequence ATGCCGACCGACTCACCGCGCCTGCGACTGTGTGCAGTGCTCGGTGTGGTGCTCCTCGCCGGGTGCTCTGTCAGCGCACCTCCGGCCGTGCAGGGCAGCGAGACAACAAGCTCGACCACACCGCCACCACCCAAGAAAGAGCAGATTGTGGTGGGCATCGACTCGATCGGAGCGGGCTTCAACCCGCATCTGTTGTCCGATCAGTCGCCGGTGAACTCCGCGATCAGTGCGCTGGTGCTGCCCAGCGCGTTCCGTCCGGTGCCCGATTCGGCGACCACCACCGGCTCGCGCTGGGAGATGGACCCGACACTGCTGGTCTCGGCCGAGGAAACCAGCCAGGAACCGTTCACGGTCACCTACACGATCCGTCCCGAGGCACAGTGGACCGATAACGCACCCATCGGCGCCGATGATTTCTCCTACCTGTGGCAGCAGATGCTCACCCAGCCCGGGACCGTCGACCCGGCGGGCTACGGAAACATCACCGACGTGCAGTCGCGTGACGGTGGCAAGCGCGTGGTCGTCACCTTCGACCATAAGTACCCGGCATGGCGCGAGCTGTTCAATGACCTGCTGCCCGCGCACATCGTGAAGGACATCCCGGGCGGGTTCGCCTCCGGGCTGGTCAAGTCGATGCCCGCCTCCGGGGGGCGTTTCCGCGTCGACACCATCGACCCGCAGCGTGACGAGATCCTGCTGGCGCGTAATGACCGGTACTGGGCAACCCAGGCCGTTCCCGACGAGATCCTTTTCCGTCGAGCAGGCGCCCCGACGGTGTTGGCCGATTCGATCCGCAACGGGGACACCCAAGTGGCCCAGGTGCACGGCAGCGGGGTGACCTTCGCGCAGTTGTCCAATATCCCCGGGGTGCGCACCGCGCGCATCGTCGCGCCGCGCACCCTGCAGCTGACGCTGCGGGCCGGGCAGCCGACTCTCACCGACGCGAAGGTGCGACGCGGACTGCTGGGCTTGCTCGATGTCGGGCTACTGGCGGCGGTGGCGGCAGGCAATGAAAACTCCGTCACGCTGGCGGCGGCTCAGGTGCGCTCACCGTCGGACCCCGGGTACAAGCCCACCGCACCCGTCGCATTGACCCGGGACGCCTCGCTCGCGTTACTCAAGGAGGCCGGGTACGAGGCCGTGGAGAACCCGGTGGTGCCCCCGGCTCCCAATGCACCCGCCGGTCCGCCGCAGATCACCAAGGACGGGGACCCGTTGACCCTCGTCATCGGCGCGGCCTCCAACGATCCCACTTCGGTGGCCGTCGCCAACACCGCGGCCGACCAGCTGCGCAACGCGGGAGTGCGCGCGAGCGTGCTGGCCCTCGACCCGCCCACGCTGTACGGACAGGCGATCCCGGACGGCCGGGTAGATGCCATCGTCGGCTGGCACCAGGCCGGCGGAGACCTGGCCACCGCACTCGCCTCTCGGTATGGCTGCCCGGCGCTGCAAGCGGGGAGGCTGCCCGACACTCGCACCACGACGCCGCCACCGCCGCCGGCCAGTAATACACCCGCGCCGCCGTCGCGAGAGGATTCTGTTCGCGCCCCGAGCAATCTGACCGGGCTGTGTGATGAGGAATTGCAGGCCAGCATCGACGCCGCGCTGACGGGTCATGCCGATGTGGGCAAGGTCGTCGATCAGGCCGAGCCGCAATTATGGAAGATGGCAACGGTGCTGCCGATCATGCAGGACACCACCATCGCCGCGGCCGGTCCCAGCGTGCAGAACGTGGAGCTGGCCGGTGCGGTGCCGGTCGGGATTGTGGCCACGGCAGGAGAGTGGAAGAAGACCCGCCCATGA